The genomic segment TCAATGAGAATACTGTCAACCTCGTCGACAATGGCGTAATGAAAATCCCGCTGAACATAATCTTCCAGGCGGAACTTCATGTTGTCCCGGAGATAATCGAAGCCGAACTCGTTGTTGGTGCCGTAGGTGATATCGCAGTCGTAGGCGGCTTTTCGTTCTTCATCCGACAGGTTGTGGACGATACACCCCACGGACATTCCAAGGAAGCGGTAGATCTTTCCCATCCACTGACTGTCCCGCTTGGCGAGGTAATCGTTGACGGTTACGACATGGACCCCCTTCCCTTCGAGAGCATTGAGATAGACGGGCAGGGTCGCCACGAGGGTTTTTCCTTCACCCGTCTTCATCTCTGCGATCCGGCCCTGGTGAAGGACCACTCCACCGATTAACTGAACGTCGAAGTGGCGCATTCCGAGGACCCGCATGGAGGCTTCTCGGACGACGGCGAAGGCCTCGCAAAGGAGATCATCCAGGGATTCGCCCTTCTTAAGACGTTCCCGAAATTCTTCCGTTTTTGCGGTCAGGGCTTCATCCGAGAGGGCGTGGATCGAAGGTTCCAAGTCGTTGATCAGGCCGACGAAAGGACGAATCTTCTTCAACTCCCGTTCGTTACGGGTGCCGATGACTTTTCTGAGGAGGTATCCAAACATAGAATCTATTCTGCCATGATAAGGGAAAAATAAAAACCCCGGCACATCCAACACCGAGGTATGGTAGCTTAAAGCAGAGGGTTTTTCAATGGAAAAGCGTTCAATTCAGGATGTACTTTCTCGGATTGACCGGAACGCCGTTGACGCGGACCTCATAGTGAAGATGCGGGCCCGTGCTTCGGCCGGTATTTCCCACGTAGCAGATTAGATCGCCCCGTTTGACCCGGTCGCCCCGTTTGACGACGATCTTTGAATTGTGGCCGAAGCGGAGGGTAATTCCATGTCCGTTATTGATCTCCAGCAGTTTGCCGTAGCCGTAATCGCCCCGTTTGACCCGTGTGACGATCCCGTTGCAGGGGGCGATGACGGGTGTTCCCGTATGTGTGGCGATATCCAGCCCCTCATGCATCTTGGGATAGCCGGTAAAAGGGTCGATCCGTTTCCCGAATCCGGAAGTGACCCACCCCCGGACAGGCCAGATCGACGGGGTTGAGGCAAGCAGGGTTTTCTGGTCGGAGAAAAAATCGATTAGTTCCTGATCACTGATTTCCTGGCCGGCGGTGTTCTGTTGCAGCCGGTTCAGGTCCTGAACGATTTTCGTTGAGAGATCCGTCCG from the Deltaproteobacteria bacterium genome contains:
- a CDS encoding M23 family metallopeptidase, with amino-acid sequence MKKYTIMIMSDPTAKVRKIRVPAFAPVQLISAAVAVLLVIGIVMVYFVSDYVRMKGELTEFNSLRKENTVQRFQLQAFSRNLDLLNREVDSLRNFNHKLRVMTDLEETPAGDTLRGVGGPERLTLPPAYRTDLSTKIVQDLNRLQQNTAGQEISDQELIDFFSDQKTLLASTPSIWPVRGWVTSGFGKRIDPFTGYPKMHEGLDIATHTGTPVIAPCNGIVTRVKRGDYGYGKLLEINNGHGITLRFGHNSKIVVKRGDRVKRGDLICYVGNTGRSTGPHLHYEVRVNGVPVNPRKYILN